The genomic stretch CTATGAAAGCCGCAGTCGTACGTGAGTTTGGCAAGCCGCTTGCCATTGAGGAGATGGCGATCCCCGAACCCGGTCCAGGCCAGATCCTGGTCCGATATGAGGCAACCGGTGTCTGCCACACGGACCTGCACGCAGCCAATGGCGACTGGCCGGTGAAACCGAATCCGCCCTTCATTCCCGGCCACGAAGGTGTTGGTTACGTCGCCAAGCTAGGGGCCGGCGTGTCTCGGATCAAGGAGGGCGACCGTGTCGGTGTGCCATGGCTTCACACCGCTTGCGGATGCTGCAATCCTTGCCGGACAGGCTGGGAGACCCTGTGCGGCAGCCAGCAGAACACGGGCTATTCCGTAAATGGCACCTTCGCCCAATATGGCCTCGCTGATCCCGATTATGTAGGCCGCTTGCCGGACAATCTGGAATTCGGTGCCGCAGCACCCGTGCTCTGTGCCGGCGTGACTGTGTACAAAGGTCTCAAGGAAACAAAAGTTCGTCCCGGCGAATGGGTTGTAATCTCCGGGATCGGTGGCCTTGGCCATATGGCGGTTCAATATGCCAAGGCCATGGGCATGCATGTGGTTGCCGCCGATATCTTTGACGACAAGCTGAAGCTTGCGAAGGATCTTGGTGCGGATGTCGTGGTGAACGGCAAGGCCGCAGATGCCATCGAGCAGGTCCAGAAAGCCACAGGCGGCGTCCATGGTGCGCTGGTGACCGCAGTGTCGCCTCAGGCGATGGAGCAGGCCTATGGCTTCTTGCGCTCCAAGGGCACAATGGCGCTGGTGGGTCTGCCACCAGGTTTCATATCCCTGCCAGTATTCGAAACCGTCCTGAAACGCATCACGGTCCGTGGCTCCATTGTCGGCACGCGCCAGGATCTGGAGGAGAGCCTGCAGTTTGCCGGGGAAGGCAAGGTCACCTCACATTTTTCATGGGACAAGATCGAAAACATAAATGAGATCTTCAGCCTTATGGAAGAAAGCAAGATCGACGGTCGTGTCGTTCTCGATCTTCATTGATGGGCAGGTTTCATCGACCATTTGGGGCCGCACTTGTGCGGCCCGGTGCTTGTATCGCGATAACCAAGAATTCATGGTCCGCCGGGTGCAATTTCTGCCGCAATGCACCATGTTGAAGACATCAATGCTGCGCTTGTCATTGTTTCAGCCGAGGAGTCTTCGATCATGCGCCCAGCTCGCAATATTCTCGTCTTCCAGGGCGGTGGTGCCCTGGGCGCCTATCAGGCGGGTACGTTCGAGGCTTTGCACAAGCATGGCATCGAGCCGGAATGGCTGGCTGGCATCTCGATCGGAGCGATCAATTCCGCAATCATAGCCGGCAACCCGAAGAACCGTCGCGTCGCCAGTCTGCGTGACTTCTGGGAAATGGTTTCGTCTGGCCTCAACTACGCTCACGTCCCTGAGGATGATTTTGGCAAGCGTCTGTTGAAGGATTGGGCCGTGTTCAGTGGCACCATGATAGGGGTGCCCGGTTTCTTTTCCCCGCGCATCGCCACACCCTATCAGCTTCTGCTCAATCCCGACTTCAAGATCAGTTATTATGACACGGAGCCGCTGATCAGAACGCTTGAACGCCTTGTCGACTTTGATCGCGTCAACGACGGAGAAACTCGGCTGAGCCTTGGTGCGGTAAATGTCCGTTCCGGAAACTTCGCCTATTTCGACAACAAGGACATTCGTCTCAACGCTCGACATGTCGCCGCTTCTGGCGCTTTACCGCCCGGTTTTCCGCCCATCGAGATTGATGGAGAACATTATTGGGACGGCGGCCTCGTATCCAACACGCCTTTGCAATATGTTTTGGCAGCCGATGGAAGCGAGGGCGACCTGTGCATTTTCCAGGTTGATCTGTTCTCGGCCAAAGGCTGCATGCCGCGCGACATGCTGGAGGTCGACTCCCGAACCAAGGAAATCCGCTATTCCAGTCGAACCCGCATGAATACGGATGATTTCACCCGCAAACAGCTCGTTCGCCGGGCCGCCAAGCGTCTTCTGGAGAAGCTGCCGCCCGAACTGCAGGATGATCAGGATGCCAAGCTGCTCCGATCGATCGGCATCGAATATGATGTCACCATCGTGCATCTGATCCATCGGCTGGCGGCCTTCGATTCCCATGCCATGGACGCGGAGTTCTCCCGAGCCTCTGTCGAGGAAAACTGGAAGGCCGGCTATGACGACGCGATCTTCACGCTGCAGCACCCGAAATGGCGTGGGCGTGGTCGACCGGAGAATGGTATTCAGATTTTTGACCTTGCGCGCGAAAGGGCGCGTGAAGACGTCAGTTCAACTGCCCGACGGTCCAGCAGGCGGGTTTCAGACAATGTTTGATCTCGTGAGTGAACTTCCGGGTCAGTTGGTCAGAACTCAAATTGGTTGGCTCAACTCACAGTTCTCCTCAGGCTGCTACACTAATTTTAGAAACTCGTGCTCTTTTGTCGTTTAGATTTGCCAATGGTTGCACCTGATCTTGGACCTACGGTAGCGGCTGCTGGGTTGATTGTTCATTGGTAGCAAAACGATAACTGGTGGCTCCTGTTGAAAGACCTGCTTCAGGAAATATTTGAAGGAGCACTTCGAAAGCCACTCGACCCGGAAGCAGATCTGCTTGAGCAGGGCCTGAATGCACACCGTTTCATTGGTGTCATGCGGGAGTTCTGGCTTCGCACGGGTGTGGAGTTTGACGTCAATCTCCCCTATGAGCACCGATCCATTCGAACGCTTGCGGAGGCGATGAGCGACGGTAACGTGTTGCCGAAGAGCAAGCTCATAATGTTGAAGGCGGGAGCGCCGGACAAGCCGCTTTTCGTCTGTGCTGGCGGTGCGAGCTGTTTCCTGGAAATGCAGGATCTGTTTTCGGGTATGGATTTGCCGGATGCGATCGTCGGGATTAGCCTCACCCGCTTTGAACGTTCTCCGCCTGACGCGCCGACCGTGGCAGATGAAGTGAAAACTGCAATTGCTGCCATTCGTAGCCGACAGTCCAAGGGGCCTTACCGGCTGCTCGGCTATTCGTTCGGCGGTATATGCGCTCTGGAGCTGGCAAGAACACTGGTGGCCGAGGGCGAGTGCGTCGAGTTTCTCGCTATGCTCGACACACCGCTGAGCGATCATAACAATGAGTTCCGCCAATGGCTTACGCTTATGAGTCGGATTATCGGTCGCCAGATCGGGTCCCGCCTGCGCCATTTGCGCTCGAAACGGCCTGCGGTGCAGGAGTAACCAAGCGCAATGGGGGATATACCGTCGGAAAGACTGATGCTGCAGGGCGGCTCAAGGCTCGGTCATCGCCTGACATTCCGTTTCATGGATCCGCATCATCCCGATTATCACCGTCATTCGCCATTCTGGGTGCCGGGTATGCCGCCGCGATACAGCGCGGAAGGAGCGCAGTTGTTGCGGATGAAAGGTCTTTATGTCCCTCAACCTTTTGAAGGCCAGGTCTCTTTCTATGTTTCAAGGGCCGGCTCCCCGGTCGAATGTCCGGCGAGACCTGCATGGCAACCCTATCTTCCCGAAGCGGACTGGACCGTTGTTCCTGGTAACCATCTCAGCATGCTGGTCGGACGAAACGGAAGGGCGCTTGGCGAAATGATCGGCGCCCGAATTCGCAGCATCGCGACACACTGACACTATGCTATGCCGGAGAAGGCAGGGATCAGTTTCACCAGCCGGGGATCATATTGCCTGGTCGAAGCCGCGGATAAAAGCGCGGCAGGCCCTTCACGTCGCTGTCGAGATCGTCCTCCACGGCGGTCGGCGTGATATTGTCCAGGCATGCGGTGATATGGTCGGTAATCGCATTCACCAATGAGGTGGATAAGCCAGAGCGTTTCATCAGGCCGATCTGCACTGGCGGAAGCGGGGGAAAGCCATCGGCTGCAGTCAGGACCTTCATGCCGGTACGCAGCGCAGATTCCGGCAGGATGGATACGGCCATGCCGGCAAGAACAGCCGCCGCCACAACGGTCGAAGACCAGCTCGTGAACAGGATCTGATACTCGCGTCCGTCGGCATCAAGGGCAGAACAGGCCAATTGGCGCCAGTTGCAGTCGCGTCGCCCCACCGCAAGCGGCACGGGCGCATCTTCCTTGAGCGGATGGTTTGCCGATGCCACCCAGCAAAGCGGTTCGGTCCTGACGACATCGGATTGGCGCAGAAGCGGGTTATGCGTGACCAGCGCGATATCCAACTCACCCTTGGCCATTTTCTCCACGAGGTCCACGGAGGGCTCACAGACAATGTAAAGCTCCACCTGCGGGTGGGTTTTGGCAAAGCGCCCTATGATTTCCGGCATATAGCGGTCGGCATAATCGTCAGGCGTGCCAATACGTAACGTGCCTTCCAGCCGGTTGTCGTCAAAGGCGGCAATAGCCTCATTGTTCAGCCGGATGATCCGCCGCGCATAGTTCAGTAGCTTTTCGCCCTCTACCGAAAGCCGGTTGCCGCGCCCGTCCTTCACGAAGAGTTGCTTGCCAATGCGCTCCTCCAGCCGCCGCATCTGCATGGACACGGCAGATTGGGTCTTGAACACCCGCCCGGCTGCTTTGGTGAAACTGCCGGTATCCACGATGGCGATGAAGGTCTGCAACTGGTCGATGTCGAGAGGCGCGGACATGAGGGTTACCTATAAGGAGAGCTGATGGTTACTATTAGAAACATTCGTTGGACTGATCAATATGCTTTCGCCATTGTCATCCTGCAAATCACCGATGGCCGTTTCGGCCACCCCTCGTTCCTCAAACCTCCATCGCCTGACCGCTGTCGCGGCCCGGTACACTGACTCGTGCTCTCTCGAAAGGAATTGTCATGCGCACGACCGAACGGATGATTGAACTGGACCTGCCAATCACAAAGCTCAGCCTTGCAGCCCGTCTCAAGGATATTGTCGCCAGCCTCAATGCCTTTCGGATCGCGCTCCGCAATCGCTGGACCGTGAACCGCATTGCCGAACTGGACGATCATGTGCTGGCAGATATTGGCCTCACGAGGCCCGATGTTCAGGATCTGCTTCGTTCGACCGGCTATGCGGACGATCCTTCCGCCCAGCTCCGGCGTCTGGCCCGTTCAAGGGCAGAGCAGTCGCTGCGGAACCCGCGCATGTGCTGACCAACTCTTCCATTCCCGCAGGGTCAAGCCAAGGACCCTGCAGCCTGCCCGGATAGCGCGCCCCGCTCATCCGGGCTTTTTTGTTTGAACAAAGTTTGGCGTCATGTGGGAGTGGGAACGATTATCCGCCCTCTTGCCACATCATTTGTCAGTGGGGGAGGGCTCGTTGGCCGTAGGCTCTGCACTTGCCTTTCCATTGGAGAGATAAGTGTCGAAGATCTGCTCCATGTTTTTCTGGTAGCTTTTCTGCACCTCCAGGCCACTGTCGAACATGGCGTTGACCAGGTCTGTCATGCCTTTCTGGACATCTGTTTCCGCTGGCTTGGCAGATGCCTTTTGTGTTTCCGCCGCAGGTTTTGCGCCATATCCCGCGGCCATCATATCCTGAAAGGCCTTGGCGAAGGGATTATCCATGAACGGGTTCCCGTTGCCTGCTGCCGGGGCCGGTTTCTGTTGCTGTCCCATCATCTCCTGAAAGGCGCGAGTGAACGGATTGTCGAAGAGGTTCATCTCAGGCTTTGGCGGTGCCTTGGGAGCAAAACCGGACGCTTCTAGCCACTGCTGCACCATCGGACCCATGGGTGTTCCGGTAAACATGTTGGCGGGAGCCATCTGCCCTGTCGTCTGTTTGAACAGGCCGCCCATGATCGTGTCTGCCATGACCGGCAACATCTGCTTCAAGACATCCTGACCGATCCCTGTCATCTGGGCTGCTTGAGCCGCTATCGCGCGCGAGACGTCTTTCGAGCCGAAGAGCTGTGCCAATACCTGATTGCCATCGGCAATCCCCTGTGGCGTGAAGGCCTTGCTCAGATCCTCAAAATACTGGCCATAATTCCCGCTCGTCATCGAGGACATCAGGTTGGAAAAGTCGAAGGGGTTTGTGGCGTTGCGCTTCAGGCCGGAGGAAAAGGCCGGCATGAGCGCGGCCATGGCCTTCGCCGTCTGCTCCTGGGCAAGGCCAAACTGCTTCGCCATCGCTTCCATGGCCGTGCCATTTTGCGCCTGAAGCATCATGTCAAACAGTGGCATCATTTCGCATATCTCCTCGATGCATTCAGTCCCGCTGAAGCACTATAGCGCGAAATCATTGTCCGCAAACAGCTATTTGGTTCAGAGCGCGTATGATGCCGTTGGTCCCCGCAAAACGCCTGGAGACGTGACAAACGTCAATACTGGTATTCTTCGAACACCGGTTCGACACTGCCGTTCCAGCGACCATTGTAGAGAGACAGGAGGTCGTCGGCGAGCGTGGTGCGCTTGGCAACCACTTCATCGAGCGGCCCGAGAAAGACACTTTCGTCCTGGCCTTCGCCGTTCAAACGCGCGCGTGCCATCAATCCCTGACGGGAGATCGCGATGACATCGCGGGCAACGGCTGCTACCTCGCGCCCTTGGATGGTGGCGGCAAGACCCTTCGCGGGCACGGCGTCGCGCATGGAAACGACGTCTTCGAATGTCCAGTCGGCTGTCAGTTCATCAGCCGCCGCAAGGGCGGCATCGTCATAAAGCAGTCCGACCCAGAAGGCAGGAAGAGCACAGATACGACGCCATGGTCCGCCATCGGCACCGCGCATTTCAAGAAACCGCTTCAGGCGGACTTCAGGAAAAAGCGTGGAAAGATGATTTGTCCAGTCGCCAAGCTGGGGTTGCCAGTCTGCAATTTCGCCCTTCAGAGCGCCATCCATGAACTGGCGGAAGGTGATGTGTGTGCAGTCATGATAGCGCCCGTCACGAACGACAAAATACATCGGGACGTCGATCGCCCAGCGAACATAGTCGCCGAATGTGAAGTCCTTCGAGAAGGTGAAGGGCAGCACGCCTGCGCGCTGATTGTCCGTGTCGCGCCAGATATTCCCGCGCCAGGACAAAAGACCGTTGGGCTTTCCTTCCGTGAACGGGGACGAGGCAAAAAGTGCGGTCGCAATCGACTGCAGCTTCATCGACACTCGCATCTTCTGCCGCATGTCCGCTTCCGACGCAAAGTCGAGATTCACCTGGATCGTGCAGGTGCGGTACATCATGTCGAGACCCTGGCTGCCAACCTTGGGCATGTAGCGGGTCATGATCCCGTAGCGCGATTTCGGCATGCGGGGCGTTTCATCCAGCGTCCATTTCGGGCTGCCACCGAGGCCGAGAAAACGGATCCCCATGGGTTCCGCCACATCGCGCAGCACGGCCAGATGAAGGTTGGATTCGCGACAGGTTTCATGCAGCGTCTCAAGCGGTGCACCGGAGAGTTCGAACTGGCCGCCCGGCTCGATGGAAATGGCCCCCATGCCGGACTTTTCGCCAAGCCCGATGATGTTGTCCCCATCCATGATCGGATCCCAGCCAAGCTTTGCCTGCATGCCATGCAGCAGTGCCTGAATGCTTCGTTCTCCGAAATAGGGAACCGCGCTGTTATCAGCGCGATAGAAGGCAAATTTCTCGTGTTCGGTGCCGATCCGAAATGCCTCTTTCGACTTGCTGCCTTCGGCCAGATAAGCGGCCATGTCGTCAATGCTGCCAAGCGGGCGCTGGTCTGTCGTATCGCGGGCCATGAAGCAAACCTTGTATGGGCGTCAATCGGCATGCCCGGCAGGCATACCGAGCCAATCGATCTGGTGATTGAACCGGAATTTCTTCCTGTGCAAGTGAAAAACTCTCATGCTGAGGTCAAAAAACCAAAAGCGACGGATAGCGCAAGTAACGCGTCGTGACGCGGTTAATGCCAGTCGCCAATGGTCGCCTGAACGACCGCAAGTGCTGCAACGGCGGCCGTGTCGGCCCGTAATATGCGAGGACCAAGCGGAATTGCAGTGACGAAAGGCAATCCTCTCAGCAACTGACGTTCGTCTTCGGAAAATCCGCCTTCCGGGCCCACAAGCAGCGCCAGCGATCTGTCTTTCACCTCGGCCAGCGCCTCGACCGGGTTTTGCGTTCCGCTGTCTTCGTCGCAGAAAATGATCCGTCGCTTCGGGTCCCAATTCTCCAGCAGGTTTCTCAACTTCACACCGTCGCGAACTTCCGGGATGGAAAGTATCCCGCATTGTTCTGCCGCTTCGGTCGCATTCGCCTGCAGGCGTTCGATGCTGCCGATCTTGCCCTGGACATGTTGGGTCACAACAGGCTGAAGAATGCCGGCCCCCATTTCGACCGCCTTCTGCACCAGATAATCCATGCGACCGACTTTCAAGGGTGCAAAGAGAAAATGCAGGTCCGACGCTTCAGGCTGAGGTCTTGTTTGCTCGACAGGGACCAGATCGATCTTCTTGCGCGTCGGAAAGCTGACCTTCACCTTCCACTCGCCGTCCCGACCGTTGAAGGCGAGAAGCTCGGCATCTTCCTGCAGGCGCAGCACGTTGGCGAGATAGTTAAACTGTTCTGGCGTTGTGGCAAAAGCTCTCGCTTCGACCAGTTCGGCTTCGACGAACAGGCGTTGCATCCGATAATTCGCGCGCATTGCGGCCTCCGCGAGGTGGCTTTGGACTTTGTGTCCCCTTCAGACAGTCTGTCGGGTCAAAGGGCGAGGAAAGACATAACCAAAAACAACATCCCCGCAAGGGTCGCTGATGCCGGAACCGTGATGATCCAGGCTGCGACGATTGTCATGAAGTGCGAACGCCGCACCAGATAGCGTCGCCGCAACTCCTCCGGGTTGCGTTCCGGCTTGGGCTCGATTTCGTAGCGCCCGGACTTCATCTGCATATAGGCGATGCGGCGCTTGGAGTTGCGGGTATACCATTCACGAAAGAAGCCTACGCCAAAGACCGCGCCAACGGCGATATGCGTGGAACTGACAGGCAGGCCAAGCGCCGAGGCCATGATGACCGTCACCGCTGCCGAGAGAGACACGCAATAGGCCCGCATCGGATTGAGCTTGGTGATCTGCTCGCCCACCAGGCGGATCAGTCGCGGTCCGAAGAGAAGCAGGCCAAGCGAAATGCCGACAGCGCCGATCAGCATGACCCAGAAAGGTATCGCGACGGCGCTGGAGACCTCTCGCGACTGCGCTGCATGGACGATGGCCGAGAGGGGGCCGATGG from Peteryoungia desertarenae encodes the following:
- the adhP gene encoding alcohol dehydrogenase AdhP, whose protein sequence is MASTMKAAVVREFGKPLAIEEMAIPEPGPGQILVRYEATGVCHTDLHAANGDWPVKPNPPFIPGHEGVGYVAKLGAGVSRIKEGDRVGVPWLHTACGCCNPCRTGWETLCGSQQNTGYSVNGTFAQYGLADPDYVGRLPDNLEFGAAAPVLCAGVTVYKGLKETKVRPGEWVVISGIGGLGHMAVQYAKAMGMHVVAADIFDDKLKLAKDLGADVVVNGKAADAIEQVQKATGGVHGALVTAVSPQAMEQAYGFLRSKGTMALVGLPPGFISLPVFETVLKRITVRGSIVGTRQDLEESLQFAGEGKVTSHFSWDKIENINEIFSLMEESKIDGRVVLDLH
- a CDS encoding patatin-like phospholipase family protein, with product MRPARNILVFQGGGALGAYQAGTFEALHKHGIEPEWLAGISIGAINSAIIAGNPKNRRVASLRDFWEMVSSGLNYAHVPEDDFGKRLLKDWAVFSGTMIGVPGFFSPRIATPYQLLLNPDFKISYYDTEPLIRTLERLVDFDRVNDGETRLSLGAVNVRSGNFAYFDNKDIRLNARHVAASGALPPGFPPIEIDGEHYWDGGLVSNTPLQYVLAADGSEGDLCIFQVDLFSAKGCMPRDMLEVDSRTKEIRYSSRTRMNTDDFTRKQLVRRAAKRLLEKLPPELQDDQDAKLLRSIGIEYDVTIVHLIHRLAAFDSHAMDAEFSRASVEENWKAGYDDAIFTLQHPKWRGRGRPENGIQIFDLARERAREDVSSTARRSSRRVSDNV
- a CDS encoding thioesterase domain-containing protein translates to MKDLLQEIFEGALRKPLDPEADLLEQGLNAHRFIGVMREFWLRTGVEFDVNLPYEHRSIRTLAEAMSDGNVLPKSKLIMLKAGAPDKPLFVCAGGASCFLEMQDLFSGMDLPDAIVGISLTRFERSPPDAPTVADEVKTAIAAIRSRQSKGPYRLLGYSFGGICALELARTLVAEGECVEFLAMLDTPLSDHNNEFRQWLTLMSRIIGRQIGSRLRHLRSKRPAVQE
- a CDS encoding LysR substrate-binding domain-containing protein, which gives rise to MSAPLDIDQLQTFIAIVDTGSFTKAAGRVFKTQSAVSMQMRRLEERIGKQLFVKDGRGNRLSVEGEKLLNYARRIIRLNNEAIAAFDDNRLEGTLRIGTPDDYADRYMPEIIGRFAKTHPQVELYIVCEPSVDLVEKMAKGELDIALVTHNPLLRQSDVVRTEPLCWVASANHPLKEDAPVPLAVGRRDCNWRQLACSALDADGREYQILFTSWSSTVVAAAVLAGMAVSILPESALRTGMKVLTAADGFPPLPPVQIGLMKRSGLSTSLVNAITDHITACLDNITPTAVEDDLDSDVKGLPRFYPRLRPGNMIPGW
- a CDS encoding DUF1127 domain-containing protein, translating into MRTTERMIELDLPITKLSLAARLKDIVASLNAFRIALRNRWTVNRIAELDDHVLADIGLTRPDVQDLLRSTGYADDPSAQLRRLARSRAEQSLRNPRMC
- a CDS encoding DUF937 domain-containing protein, producing the protein MMPLFDMMLQAQNGTAMEAMAKQFGLAQEQTAKAMAALMPAFSSGLKRNATNPFDFSNLMSSMTSGNYGQYFEDLSKAFTPQGIADGNQVLAQLFGSKDVSRAIAAQAAQMTGIGQDVLKQMLPVMADTIMGGLFKQTTGQMAPANMFTGTPMGPMVQQWLEASGFAPKAPPKPEMNLFDNPFTRAFQEMMGQQQKPAPAAGNGNPFMDNPFAKAFQDMMAAGYGAKPAAETQKASAKPAETDVQKGMTDLVNAMFDSGLEVQKSYQKNMEQIFDTYLSNGKASAEPTANEPSPTDK
- a CDS encoding glutamate--cysteine ligase; its protein translation is MARDTTDQRPLGSIDDMAAYLAEGSKSKEAFRIGTEHEKFAFYRADNSAVPYFGERSIQALLHGMQAKLGWDPIMDGDNIIGLGEKSGMGAISIEPGGQFELSGAPLETLHETCRESNLHLAVLRDVAEPMGIRFLGLGGSPKWTLDETPRMPKSRYGIMTRYMPKVGSQGLDMMYRTCTIQVNLDFASEADMRQKMRVSMKLQSIATALFASSPFTEGKPNGLLSWRGNIWRDTDNQRAGVLPFTFSKDFTFGDYVRWAIDVPMYFVVRDGRYHDCTHITFRQFMDGALKGEIADWQPQLGDWTNHLSTLFPEVRLKRFLEMRGADGGPWRRICALPAFWVGLLYDDAALAAADELTADWTFEDVVSMRDAVPAKGLAATIQGREVAAVARDVIAISRQGLMARARLNGEGQDESVFLGPLDEVVAKRTTLADDLLSLYNGRWNGSVEPVFEEYQY
- a CDS encoding 16S rRNA (uracil(1498)-N(3))-methyltransferase, giving the protein MRANYRMQRLFVEAELVEARAFATTPEQFNYLANVLRLQEDAELLAFNGRDGEWKVKVSFPTRKKIDLVPVEQTRPQPEASDLHFLFAPLKVGRMDYLVQKAVEMGAGILQPVVTQHVQGKIGSIERLQANATEAAEQCGILSIPEVRDGVKLRNLLENWDPKRRIIFCDEDSGTQNPVEALAEVKDRSLALLVGPEGGFSEDERQLLRGLPFVTAIPLGPRILRADTAAVAALAVVQATIGDWH